The window AAGAGATTTTATACCGCGGCCGTTTTCGAGCCAAACCGAATAATCCAAAACAAAGGTTTCGGTCTGAAACCAATGGCTTGCCCCTGCGGAAGTTATAACACCCTTACAAATAACGCCCTGAGAATAAAGGCCTGCAAAGTCAAGGTCTTTAACGGGAGATAAAATAGTTTCGGGTATCTTATCTTCGGGTAAAAGTTTTCCCGTATATATTGCCGAAGAGGTTTGCGAGGCTTCCGGGATTGACTGGTACTTGTCTTCGGGCAGAAGCATTATAGAGTCTCTAGCTTCTTGAAGAGCCTCTGCAGCCATCCTCTTATCTTTTTCCATACTCATCTGAATACCGAAACTGAAATTATGGGTGCGGTTCTTTTTCCAAAAAGTGCAAGAAAAATAACCTTGATCAACCATTCCGTTTTGGCGTACCTTAGCCTTGCTAAAGCGCATAAAATAGCTCTTTTCGCCCGAAAAAGAAATCGAAATTTTTTCTCCCTCCAACAGTTCCGAAAGCATAAAATCGGCAATCGATTCAAAATATTCTTTAAAACTCATTTTCATTTTCCGCCTCCAAAAACTTCTACATCAGAAAATGCGCAGACAGGACTTGCGTGTCCTACACTGATAACCTGATTCGGTTCTCCCTTACCGCAGTTAGGCGTTCCGTAAACATGGAATGTGGATTTATCGCCTACAGCACAAAGGTTTCGCCAAAAGTTTTGAGATACACCGCGGTAGTTCGGGTCGCGTACGGTTTTGGTAATTTTTCCGTTTTCGATTAATTGGCCGTATTCGCATCCGAATTGAAATTTATTGCGGTAATCGTCTATCGACCATGAGCGGTTAGATGTCATAATAATTCCCTTTTCGATTGAAGAAATTATTTGATCAAAGCTGCTGGTTCCAGGTTCAAGGTTTAGGTTTGCCATTCTGTCTATCGGCGGCCGGTTCCACGAGGTTGCTCTTTGGTTTGCGACCATCTTGTCCGGCGGAACGGTTTTGCCTGCATAGAGGCGGCCTGCACTTTCGAGGCTTCCCAAGGCACAGACTAAAATTCCATCCTTGATTATAAAGGTTTTCTTTGCCTGAGCTCCCGTCTGGTCGGCAGCAAAGGTGGCAAGCTGATATGGAATTGTAGGATCGTAGCAGATATTCATAAGCTTTGAGCCGTATTGGAAGCTTCCTATATCTTCAGGCTTTATAAAACTGCCGCCTGCAAAGTTTCTTTCATCGCCTAAAATGCGGTCAATTTCCAAGGGGTGGCCGACGCTTTCGTGAATTTGTAAAAGCATTTGGTCGGGCATAAGAACAAGGGTACGCCTGTCGGAAGGACAGGACTCGGCTCCCAAGAGCTCTATTACTTCATTCCCTACCCTTTTGGCTTCTACCTTGGATTTGGCAAAGTTTAAAAACTCATAGCCTCCCTGAAAGGTACGGGCACCTGCGCCGTTATAAGTTCGCCTTTGAATTATGTCCCCTCGGCGGGCAGCGGCACCGAAACTTGAACCTATTGTGTAAAAATCCTGTAAGATTTTTGCACCTCCTGAACTTAAAAGCTCTATCACCTCTTCGCCTAAATTTACATAGGCATGAGTGTCAATAACCTCATCGGAGACTTTTAAAATATTGCATATCTCAAAAAGATAATCGAAAATTTCCGTTTTGGAAGGGCGGGTCTTTTTGCCCCTGAGAGTCTCGTATTTTAATTCCGTATCCGGCCTGACATTTTTGTCAAAATCGGCAATTTTAAAGGCTGAAGCGGTTTTAGCGGCATTAAAGGCTTGACAGGCAGCTTCGGCAGCTCCTTGAGGCGTCATATTTTGACTTGCCCCATAAGCAATATGCCCCTTATACAAGACCTCAACCATAAAACCCTGATCAAGCCCATAACCGGAAGATTCAAAAGCTCCATCCTGAGCCGCAAAGAAAGTATCTCTTGTGCGGTGAATGCGTAAAGTTACAAGCTCCGCCTTAGGAACGGCGTTTTTTGCAGCTTCAAGCAGGCTTTCAGATGTATAAATCATATTTCCCCCTAAATAATTACTAGAATTATTATATCAAAAAGAGGCAGATTTTGCAATTGAAAAAAAGAAAAACATAAAGCAGGAATCTTTAACCTTATTATGGAGTTATAATAGAACCTAAAAATGCTTTTTACTCAAAGCTGTTTTTATCGGCGGCGCCGCTGACATCGACGGGGTACTTTCCGTCAAAGCAGGCACAGCAAAAGTGGGTGTTTGCTCCGGCATCCTTCATCGCCTTGAGCATACTTTCTTGGGATAGATAGACTAAGGAGTCTGCACCGATGTGTTCCCTGATTTCTTCAACCGATTTTTTGTGGGCGATGAGGTTTTCAGGGTCTCCCATATCTACACCCATAAAACAGGAGTATCGTACCGGAGGAGAAGATATTCTGATATGAACTTCTTTTGCACCTGCTCCCCTAAGCATTTTGATTAAGGGTCCCATGGTGCTTCCGCGGACAATACTGTCATCGACCACTACGATGCGTTTTCCTTCGACAGCTTCAGAGAGAACATTGAATTTCATCGCAACGCCTTGGTCACGCAATTTTTGGGTAGGCTGAATAAAGGTGCGTCCTATGTAGCGGTTTTTTGAAAAACCCTCATCATAGGGAATGCCCGATTCTTGAGAGTAGCCTATGGCTGCCGAACGGGACGAATCGGGAATAGCTATAACTATGTCGGCCTCAACTGGGGAGCTTTTTGCAAGCTCCTTGCCGAAATTTACACGGGATACGTGAACCGAAGCATTGTTCCAAACCGAGTCGGGGCGGGCAAAATAGACATACTCAAAAATACATGGAGAAAGAGGCTCCTTAGGCGGAATGCGCATACAAAGCTCGGCTCCGTTATCGACAAGCTTTAGAATCTCACCGGCTTTTACCTCAGTAACATCCCTACAGCCCAATGTTAAAAGAGCACAAGATTCGCTTGCCGCAACCGATACCCCTTCCTGAAAACTTCCGACACAAAGAGGTCTGAAGCCCCAAGGGTCTCTGGCTATGTAAATTCCTTCAACCGTTAAAACGGCAATCGAAAAAGCTCCTTCCCATTCTCTCATACATGAAGCTATACGCTCCGCCCAAGAATCGCCTTTGGCAGCGGCAAGCATCATAATCATAACTTCGGTATCGGAGGTAGAAGAAAGCCCCACCCCTCTTTCCAAAAGTTTTTGCCTTAAATGCGGGGCGTTTACAAGGTTTCCGTTATGAGCAAGGGCTATAGGCCCGTACATTGTTTCTATATAAAAGGGCTGGATATTTCCAAAAGAAGAAGAACCGGTAGTCGAGTAGCGGGTGTGGCCGATGGCAGCATAACCTTGGAGATTCGATATATCGTGTTCGGTAAAAATGTTGGAAACAAGGCCCGGTTTTTTGAAGACTCGGATATGTTTTCCGTTTGAAACAGCCATTCCGGCCGCTTCTTGTCCCCTGTGTTGAAGAGAAAAAAGAGCATAAAAAACCGAGCGGGCAGCGTCATCCGGCCTGAAAGGCAGCCTTTCGGGATTTTCCGTCTTATAGGAGTTTGAATCCCAGACAGCTGCGATCCCGCATTCTTCCCCTAAACTCGATTTAAAAATATCATCCTTGCTCATTTTCTCAAATTCTCCTAAATCTAATCAAAAAAACAACAAAGGGAGACCTTTCATCTTTCAGAAAGAGCCTCCCTTCTTCGGCATTTTAAGAACTTTTAAACCTGATCGATTAATGAAAGTCTTTAGGTCGTCGTTCAACTCTTTTACATTTTGAACATTCTGCAATATTTTTAATCTTACCGTTATCGACCATTGTTTTTAATACGATGTCTCCGCCGCAGGGACAATTAAATTTTTGAGTAGCAGCAGCAGTTCGTGAGTTTTTACTTGCACCAGCCATACTTGCCTCCTAGTAAAATATTATAGATTATAGTTATATCAACCGAATAAGTATAAAAAAAAACGGATTTTATGTCAATAGATTGATAATATAAAAATCAGCTCCTTTTCTTCAATACAAAGAAGAGCCAAATGCTGCTTATTCCGTTTATCAAAAAACCGAAACCTATCAAACTTGCAAAGAGGCCTGAAATGCTTGCAGGATTAAAAAGCCCCGAAAGCCCTATTAGGCATACAATTCCGGCAAAAATCAGCCAAAGCCACCACAGCTTCACACCGTATCTTTTTAGATCGAATGACTTTTTGACCTCAACAGCTCCCAAACAAATCAAAAACAGCCCGAGGACGAGCCCGATAAGACCGAGAACGGCACTTGGATTTACCAGACACAAAAGCCCCAGTCCTATAAGAATGATACCCAAAACCAAAAAGGTATTCATTTTGATTGAAAGGAACTGATAAATTTCGACAAGTCCGTAAACGATTAACGAAATACCTACAATAGTCACAATAATTCTTGTTATACTGTCAGGGTTAAAAATACATACAAGCCCTAAAACAGTAGACATCACGGCAATAGCCAAAAAAATCATAGAATAAGATAATTTTTTTTCAGACATATATACTCCTTATAAATAATACGATATTATAACGATAACAATTTTTTCTTTAATGCATCACCGAGCATTTCCAAATGCTGCTGTAAAATTTTAGTAGGACAGCCGACATTGATTCTTTCAAAACCGTCTCCTTCAGAGCCGAAAACATAACCTTCATCCGTAAAAAATTGAGCTTCATTATGCATAAAATTTTCCAAAGTTTGGTTATCCATTCCGAGGGCTCTAAAATCAATCCATTGAAGATAAGTACCTTCAATGAACCTGCTTTTAAGCATGGGAAAATTGGAATCAAAATAGTTTTTAACCAGTTTTTGATTATTATCGAGAACTTGAAGAAGCTCCTCAAGCCATTTATCACACTGAGTATAAGCTATTTCGCAGGCTTTAAAACCTAGGGCATTTACGCTTGAAGATCTCATCTTTTGAAGCATATTATAATATTTTGTTCTAAGATTTTCATTTTCGACAATTATATTTGATGTAGCAAGACCTGCAACATTAAATGTTTTTGAAGGAGCTGTCGCAGTTATGGTATTTGCCGCTATTTCTTTTGAAATACTTGCCATAAGAGTGTGTTTATAGCCGGGCATTACAAGATCATTCCAAATCTCATCGGAAAAAACTATAACATTATTTTCCAAGGCTATTTCGGCAAGTTTTTTTAATTCTTCTTTTTTCCATACACGGCCCACAGGATTATGAGGCGAACAAAAGATCAAAAGTTTATTTTTAGGCTGCTTTGCCAAACGTTCAAATTTCTCATAATCTATTGTATAATAATTGTCCTTATCACATAGAAGAGAACAATTTACGAGTTCACGTTCATTCATTTCAATTGCCATAGAAAAAGGATAATATACCGGCCGCATAACTATTACACCGTCCCCTTTTTCGGTAAAGGCATTTACTGCGGCAAAAAAAGCATTTACGATACCGGGAGTCTGCATAATCATTTCGGGGCTTACACTGTAATCATGTTTACGTTTAAGCCAATTGATTACGGCATTATCATAATCGGCATATCGCGTAGAATAGCCCAAAATCAGCCTGTCGAGGTATTCTTTTAGGCCTTCAGTTATTTCGGGCGGGTTTTTAAATTCCATATCGGCCACCGAAAGCGGAATTATGCCGTCCGAAACATCAGGTTTCCATTGGTACATAAGCTCCCACTTAGCAGAACCTATGTTTTTTCGCGGAAGGGTATTTTCAAAATCATACTTTCTTGTTTTATTGATTGACATTTATTCTTTCCAGTCTCCAAATTTCATCAACATAGTTTTGAATAGTCCTGTCCGAACTGAATTTTCCGGAGCGGGCTATATTTAAAATACATTTTTTTGCCCAAGCATGGCGGTGATAATACTCGCTTATAATTTGCTCGTGAGCTTTTTGATAGCTCTTAAAATCGGCAAGAATATAATAAGTATCGGGCCTCTGTCCTTCAACACCGTAAATCAAAGAATCGTAAAGCCCTCTAAAGGTTTGTTCTCCCGGCAAGGTATAGGTCCCGTCGATAAGCTGATTGACCGCCTTTTCCAGTTCGGGGTTTGCTGCAAGGTACTCTCTCGGATTATAGGTGTTTTCCTTATCCATCTTTAAAATTTCTTCAGCCTTAAGCCCGAAGATAAATTCGTTCTCTGCTCCGGCTTCTTCGATAATTTCAATATTAGCCCCGTCAAGGGTACCGATGGTTACGGCTCCGTTAATCATAAATTTCATATTGCCCGTACCGGAGGCTTCTTTTCCGGCTGTAGAAATTTGCTCGGAAATATCGGCAGCAGGGAAGATTTTTTCCGCAGCAGATACGCGGTAGTTTTCGACAAAGACAACTCTTAATTTTCCGGCAACCCTGTGGTCGTTATTTATTCTGTCGGCGACCGTGTTGATGAGTTTTATTATTTCTTTTGCACGCCTATAGGCAGCCGCAGCCTTTGCTCCGAAGATAAAGGTTTGCGGAACAGGGTCATAGGACGGGTCGTTTATGATTCTATTAT of the Treponema denticola ATCC 35405 genome contains:
- a CDS encoding TldD/PmbA family protein yields the protein MIYTSESLLEAAKNAVPKAELVTLRIHRTRDTFFAAQDGAFESSGYGLDQGFMVEVLYKGHIAYGASQNMTPQGAAEAACQAFNAAKTASAFKIADFDKNVRPDTELKYETLRGKKTRPSKTEIFDYLFEICNILKVSDEVIDTHAYVNLGEEVIELLSSGGAKILQDFYTIGSSFGAAARRGDIIQRRTYNGAGARTFQGGYEFLNFAKSKVEAKRVGNEVIELLGAESCPSDRRTLVLMPDQMLLQIHESVGHPLEIDRILGDERNFAGGSFIKPEDIGSFQYGSKLMNICYDPTIPYQLATFAADQTGAQAKKTFIIKDGILVCALGSLESAGRLYAGKTVPPDKMVANQRATSWNRPPIDRMANLNLEPGTSSFDQIISSIEKGIIMTSNRSWSIDDYRNKFQFGCEYGQLIENGKITKTVRDPNYRGVSQNFWRNLCAVGDKSTFHVYGTPNCGKGEPNQVISVGHASPVCAFSDVEVFGGGK
- the purF gene encoding amidophosphoribosyltransferase: MSKDDIFKSSLGEECGIAAVWDSNSYKTENPERLPFRPDDAARSVFYALFSLQHRGQEAAGMAVSNGKHIRVFKKPGLVSNIFTEHDISNLQGYAAIGHTRYSTTGSSSFGNIQPFYIETMYGPIALAHNGNLVNAPHLRQKLLERGVGLSSTSDTEVMIMMLAAAKGDSWAERIASCMREWEGAFSIAVLTVEGIYIARDPWGFRPLCVGSFQEGVSVAASESCALLTLGCRDVTEVKAGEILKLVDNGAELCMRIPPKEPLSPCIFEYVYFARPDSVWNNASVHVSRVNFGKELAKSSPVEADIVIAIPDSSRSAAIGYSQESGIPYDEGFSKNRYIGRTFIQPTQKLRDQGVAMKFNVLSEAVEGKRIVVVDDSIVRGSTMGPLIKMLRGAGAKEVHIRISSPPVRYSCFMGVDMGDPENLIAHKKSVEEIREHIGADSLVYLSQESMLKAMKDAGANTHFCCACFDGKYPVDVSGAADKNSFE
- a CDS encoding DUF308 domain-containing protein, which encodes MSEKKLSYSMIFLAIAVMSTVLGLVCIFNPDSITRIIVTIVGISLIVYGLVEIYQFLSIKMNTFLVLGIILIGLGLLCLVNPSAVLGLIGLVLGLFLICLGAVEVKKSFDLKRYGVKLWWLWLIFAGIVCLIGLSGLFNPASISGLFASLIGFGFLINGISSIWLFFVLKKRS
- a CDS encoding MalY/PatB family protein, whose amino-acid sequence is MSINKTRKYDFENTLPRKNIGSAKWELMYQWKPDVSDGIIPLSVADMEFKNPPEITEGLKEYLDRLILGYSTRYADYDNAVINWLKRKHDYSVSPEMIMQTPGIVNAFFAAVNAFTEKGDGVIVMRPVYYPFSMAIEMNERELVNCSLLCDKDNYYTIDYEKFERLAKQPKNKLLIFCSPHNPVGRVWKKEELKKLAEIALENNVIVFSDEIWNDLVMPGYKHTLMASISKEIAANTITATAPSKTFNVAGLATSNIIVENENLRTKYYNMLQKMRSSSVNALGFKACEIAYTQCDKWLEELLQVLDNNQKLVKNYFDSNFPMLKSRFIEGTYLQWIDFRALGMDNQTLENFMHNEAQFFTDEGYVFGSEGDGFERINVGCPTKILQQHLEMLGDALKKKLLSL